One window of Marinomonas primoryensis genomic DNA carries:
- the rsxD gene encoding electron transport complex subunit RsxD: MALLRITSPHTQRGGHRTSWVMQMVILATIPGIVVQSWLFGWGTLINLVIACITALLSEAAILAIRRRSVGFFLKDYSALLTAVLLGVALPPSVPWWVTVTAVSFAIIFAKQLYGGLGNNPFNPAMVGYAIVLVSFPVPMSQWLGAQDIVASGNTLSFLQSLHAIFNHLPTIDAYTMATPLDGFKHKDLLDSQTAFSTIPALQAASINSWLWVNLAYLFGGLALLWLRIITWHTPVALLSALFIMAGVFHIFDLSNTATPLFHLTTGAAMFGAFFIATDPVSSCTSNRGKLIYGAGIGILIYIIRSWGGYPDGVAFGVLLMNFAAPLIDYYTQPRTYGHKKAKTGLKIGEDN, from the coding sequence ATGGCATTATTGAGGATTACTTCACCCCACACTCAACGTGGAGGACATCGCACATCTTGGGTGATGCAGATGGTTATTTTAGCGACCATTCCTGGCATTGTCGTACAATCTTGGCTATTTGGCTGGGGCACGCTAATTAACCTTGTGATTGCGTGCATCACCGCATTATTGAGTGAAGCGGCGATTTTAGCTATTCGCCGTCGCTCTGTGGGCTTTTTCTTAAAAGATTACAGCGCGCTGTTAACCGCTGTGCTACTAGGAGTCGCGCTGCCACCAAGTGTACCTTGGTGGGTAACAGTAACCGCGGTTAGTTTCGCCATCATCTTTGCCAAGCAATTATACGGTGGTTTGGGAAATAACCCATTCAACCCAGCTATGGTTGGCTATGCCATTGTGCTGGTGTCTTTTCCCGTCCCCATGAGCCAATGGCTCGGCGCACAAGACATTGTCGCTTCGGGCAATACACTGTCTTTCTTACAAAGCTTACACGCTATTTTTAATCATCTTCCAACGATCGACGCCTATACCATGGCGACCCCGTTAGACGGTTTTAAACACAAAGATTTATTAGACAGCCAAACCGCATTTAGTACCATTCCAGCATTGCAAGCGGCCAGTATCAATAGCTGGTTATGGGTGAACCTTGCCTACTTATTCGGTGGTTTGGCTTTGCTTTGGTTGCGTATTATTACTTGGCACACTCCGGTGGCGCTGCTCAGCGCACTGTTTATTATGGCTGGCGTCTTTCATATCTTTGACCTAAGTAATACAGCAACACCTCTGTTCCATCTCACCACGGGTGCGGCCATGTTTGGGGCTTTCTTTATTGCCACCGATCCCGTGTCTTCTTGCACCAGTAACCGTGGCAAGCTGATATATGGCGCCGGTATTGGTATTTTGATTTACATTATTCGCTCTTGGGGTGGTTATCCTGACGGCGTGGCTTTTGGTGTTTTGCTAATGAATTTTGCCGCTCCTCTGATTGATTACTACACTCAACCCAGAACTTACGGCCATAAAAAAGCCAAAACGGGTCTTAAAATAGGGGAAGATAACTAA